One window of Quercus robur chromosome 5, dhQueRobu3.1, whole genome shotgun sequence genomic DNA carries:
- the LOC126728572 gene encoding S-protein homolog 5-like has protein sequence MKISIRLLLTLSVAIVLFVAFMLMLRPAEPLNGGSEYEVRVVNGFTNNSSLPLVIWCASKDSELGGRALQEHDDFSWRLKTNIWGTTHFWCTMKWDQMRKSFDAFKASRDAYRCGTARKCSWLVKEDGFYFSNDEVNWQKDFPWY, from the coding sequence ATGAAGATTTCTATCCGTCTTTTGCTTACTCTCTCTGTAGCCATTGTATTGTTCGTTGCTTTTATGTTAATGTTACGACCTGCAGAGCCCTTAAATGGTGGTTCTGAATATGAAGTTCGTGTGGTCAATGGGTTCACAAACAACTCGTCATTGCCTCTGGTCATTTGGTGTGCTTCAAAAGACAGTGAATTGGGAGGACGTGCACTTCAAGAGCATGACGATTTCAGCTGGAGACTCAAGACCAACATATGGGGCACCACTCATTTTTGGTGCACCATGAAATGGGACCAAATGAGGAAGAGTTTTGATGCATTTAAGGCTTCCAGAGATGCTTATCGATGTGGGACTGCTAGGAAGTGCTCTTGGTTGGTCAAAGAGGATGGGTTTTATTTCAGTAACGATGAAGTGAATTGGCAAAAGGACTTTCCATGGTACTAG